AGGCCAGAACTTAAGGAGGCCTCGTACAACTGGTTCTGTTAAAGTCGCatctttttccaaaaattgcACCACACAATAAGCTAACTGCGCGTGATAGAGTGATAAACATTTCACTTTATGTAGTGGTAACAGCAcctaaaaaagtatatactaATACTTTTTCTGGTCTCAAATTTTAAATCCCCTCTCCTTCTTATTCTATAGcattgatatatataatagaaatatgtatacagAAAAGATTAAGCAAAGTATGCATCTCTGGATaccttcaaaaaatattgccaaaataattagaaaaatgtatttcaacaaaaagttatgtaaaccaaatttaattctaattttgtcTTTCAGGAGATTaagtaaaactaaaataaattgtaaattggaatttcataaattaagcAGGAGATCTTATAGtgtgtaagaaataaaacaacttatttcacaaaaaaatttgaattagattaatgtacatttcaacattgtttcaaataaaatgtaatcgtACCTTAACCAAAAATTGCTTGTGCTCGACTTTTAAAGGAAGAGCGAATCCATTAATAATGCTACCCAAAATTTCAAGAAGTTCACCAACTCCATTGAAATGTTCTGTTTCGTACACAAacctaaaataataataaagtgaagtattatgtaaatatcaagataaaaattttaagtaaactgAATTGTTGCATtgctaaattatttgaaatacataatattcattaaaataaaattttcattataatttaatacaaaattcaaataaatacctcagaaaaatgttgttaatttgtttGCGTATGAAGGCTCTAAGACCGAGGAATTTCCCATAAATACGATGCAAAACGGTTTTCAGAAAATCTCTTTCCCTAGGGTCTTCCGAGTCAAATAAGTCCAATAACTGCAACaagtaattgtaataaattatacttgtTCATAATTACATGTACAATAGTTACTTGTTTAATTACATTAGCATATTTTAGAAATGAAAACATTGAAAAGTAACAATATAACCCTTTACCTGTAACACGAATTTTTGGTCAATAACTTTTTTGCCAATAGCAGGCTGAAAATCTGAAGACTCAAGAAAACGGAGGAAGACTTCATAGACCAACTGAAGATGAGGCCAACTCGCCTCCAAGGTCGGATCATCTTCTTCTGGATCAAAATCTGGGTTTTCACTAGGTGGCAATGTACGGAATAGATTTGCAGAAacctataacaaatattatataaaagatcttTGAGTGATTTCTCATAATATTAGCACTGaataaatagttataaatttctatttattacattaaataaattatttaagatattaaaaacacTGTTGAGAGaaagattatatatgtaacatatttcgagttttatttgcatttatataaatacatcgtATATGCGAATAAAAgtaagttattatattaaattatattttaaattaattttattaacagaataattttcaaattaataaaataaggttTTAAAACCTTATATTCACGGTGCTAGAAATTAATCCGAAATCTTGAAGTGATTTCTAGCATCATGGACACAAGGTTTAAGAAACCAATGTACTTAGCGACCGAGAACTGATGCATATAATACATATGAAAGATCAGACGTTCCATTATtaacaagaataaataaaacggattaaattttaaaatcctaTTCAtagataattttcttatacttTGTCGCgctcattttattaattataaacataccATCTTAATGGTTTCCGGGTAAATGGGCTCAGTGAGTACACCTCGCCCTGCTGTGATATATTCCACCAATTCATTGAGCGTACTCCGTTTAATTTCCTTGCCTTTGAGATCAGCCATTGGGTCCATGAAATCGAATGCCACGCAGCATTGGCGCagctttttgataaataattcctCCTGCTCTGCGGCGTTAACATctgtaacaattaaattatgttaatgtaatttaactCTGTAGTGAAATGCAAATGTGAAATTTCTTTGGTAATAATTCTTAGAtaaattgtaaagaaaaattttgggAGTTATGGAACCGGCATATCTTTATCCAGTTGTTTCGTTATAAACAATTCATTCATTATATATGCAAATCGAAGAGCAAAGTGCCTGACTACTATTTTTACATCTTCACTGCATGAACAAGAGCCcaataaaatgttatcatTTCCTTTACTTCTAAATGTGTAAGCAAACAATTTAATTGAGCCGATAGAAACCAGAATCACACAAGTCACACGAGTTATGAAAGACCAAGATGATCGAATGCTGAAACGATTGTACAAACGGATTATGTAGCATATATCTTTTGATTGTAAACCTTTTTCGATAAATctgagatttttattttttcgacttaagtttgatattttttttaaattaaataaaagctagaattttattttttgttattaatattgtcaAACTctatttcatgaaaaaaatcgctgtgattgtaataatcaagatatttcTGTCTCTGccaaatttttatcaacaagAAACAAATTAGTCAAAGATGGgttgctaaaaaaaattcatattaccTTTAAGGATAACTTCGATCAAATTCCAATTCATTTAATCGACAATTTTAGTTAACTTAtcaaataattcttatatcattttgttaacatagataaaattattaatttttcaaaatttttgtttaatacgAAAGAAAGATTAGATTAaagacaataattatataattaaacattttattttaagtaatgatatcatttaaattaatcggCCAAATTATGTCAATTAGagtttaatcaaaatttctcttactcattatttaaaaaatgattttatgtCCCCTTGTAGAACGTTGCAAGCATATACATATCGATTatcgatatataaaaaatatatatattatttatataaaataaaatataaatataccaataattatttatatattaattatttatataattattgatattatatgtgcgtatataatattaataattatatttatatcgatatgcaataaagataaaattatcatattttaacagtaagataaaaaatataatatagaaaaattttgaaaaaaattatatttgccgTGAAGGGATTCGATGTTACATGCTTATGCCGATATGTGCAGCCCACCTGCACGTAGGCCGCGTTCTTTTGCTATCTCGCTCATAATCGCGAGTCAATGTCCACGGATTGCGGATTGCGTTTAGGATTAGGATCGACTTTTTTCTATCATACATCGATTAACACTTATCACGCTTGACTGTGAACTGATAATCACGATCCGTATATCGGATCCGTATGGCGGATATTGGATATCTACAGCTTGCATCTTGTGCACTTTTCATAACCCAGCATAAGATTCTGGCTATGACAAACTTTAGGGGTCatatatgtaacattattttcacaaCTACCACTTGCCTACTATATcgtattaaaagaaaactcttaaaataaatttaaatcataattttattaaaataatttgaaataaaccgAAAAATCTATAGTTGCTTAAATTCTTTGGTAATACGAGTTTAATGAAACTTAGTAATCATGGCGTATATTTTTACCCTACTAACGATCGTACtaaaatcatttaatattgcacaaatatctaattgaaataaaaaaatatctgaaaataaaagaagaataaagtATCGTTGTATTCGTCCATCCCTTGATATTTCGCATATGGTACATTTGAAACCTTTAGAGCCATGCAACCGAGAGATGCAAGGATAAAATTGAGAGAGAGGAGCAATTATGCGTCCGTGTGGGTGTCCCAATCTGATTAGCTAAATTTCGTTTTATCCTCAGAATGCGATCTAAGGAATTCCTGTCACTTTGACGGAGTGAAATTTCCTAACAGATTGCAAAGCCATCGaaatatcagaaaaaaatctttcaacACGGTCAAAAAATTTGCAGGTGAAGAGCATACCGACACAGATCCGGGACACAGTCAAAGGGTAACACACATCAGCTAATCAGTTTTTCCCACGCGCTTCACTTCGCTTCGGGGATGATGACGTGGTTGCAACGTCCCGTGGCAACTTCGCTCTTCGTAATGGCACACGGCGTGGCCTCAATGACTTTATCGAATTATGccaaactctctctctctctctctctctctctctctctctctctctctctctctctctctgtctgtctctccctccctcctccctcttccCTTCTCCCTTTCGTAACAAGCGACCGTCCTGAGCGAAATACTGCCGTGCGAGTAAATCGAGGCGTAAAGTGATCATCCTGGGAAAAAATTGGTAGCAATCTGTGCGTTATAtttatccccccccccctcctctcactaaaatttttttccggaAAGCCTAGGTGCGACTACagtgaaaagagaaaaagaagatttGAGAAGAAAGAACCGATCGCTACTCGTTCGTTCCGATTACAAATGTTCGCTGTCGTCATTCTTGAATAGCGACATTCGAAATCACGGGGACGAAATAGTTGTCTGTGGCAACACAAGCTTGTAACACGTCCAAGACATATTTAGACGATTTTGCCGTCGTCGGATCACAACTGTAGCGGTCTTATTATCGCCATGACACGTGAGAGACGTGCGTTACTTTTCTTACTCTTTCGATTAACCTTTAAAATACGAgccatcaaattattttacttattaatgaAAGAACTTTAAGAAAAACACATTGTCATTAGATAGAAAGGGATGAGAAGtgcagaaaacaaaaaaattgaggagatatagaaagagagagaatgagagttTGCGAGACTATCTCCCCTAATAAATTCTGTTATACGCTATCTTACGATTATCCATGGATAGATCCATAAATAGAGGAGTTAGAATTAAATATCGCTATTTATGCGACAATAGACAGTGGGGCGAGTCTGCGTCACATCCCGGATTATAACGAGGTGAaggtgcaattaatttttcattctgAGTTCGGAGGTTTAATCGATGCCAGACGCACGATTCCTCCATCGATAGATTCGCGGTCTCTCCCTCGACAAGAGGAAAGCGCGAGCGAGAACGGTTGAATGGCCTTAacaacgattttttttttaatactataaaaaGGCTCAGGTGagcgagagaaggagagaaagaaaagtgaAGACGTAACGAAAATTGGCTGTCGCGACGCGACAAATCGTGTCGTGAAGGCCTCCAAAAATAGCGTTACGCGGGACGTCTCGCCCCCGTTTGCCTAACCCGCTCGTTCGTTTGTTCGTTCTCCCTCAACGTTACGTGCGCGCGATCCTTCACAtgcacatatttataatttcattcatAAGACGACACATACCTTCGCGAACGTACTCGCGTCGCGAATGTCGCGATGCGTGCGCCGCTGTATAGCACGAGATACGCCTTCTCAATCTCCACtccagaaaaataatattttatatctatttgaGATATATTCTTTCCTCGTccatattcttttattatttcgctCGAATAGATCCTTTTGAGGGAGTTTCCAACTTGGATTAAAATATCTAGCGAGCTTGAACTGCGTAATGTATTGCCCTGAGGCTTTATTCACCAAGGaccctttattttttattatatcacttttttaataattttttataattttattataatcactaatcgctaaaaaattatatttctctctttggCGAATATGTTTGAAATTGTGAAGAAGGCTTATATATAAAGCAACGTACgtgtacaataaatttatttctaattaattcagACTttcgtaatattaattacacgtTATGCAAATAAAACGCGGAGAGTCATTGTGGAAATCAAGATCGACTGAACGTCGAGAGTAACTCGATGGTAAATTATGGTTATACGTTGGCCACAAAATACGAGGCAGATGTATCGgtgaggaagaaagagaagaaggaagaaaTGGGTGCGGATGATAGAATAGGGGAatagaatgtataaagaacagaaacaaaataaactaAGAACGAATAGgcggaatagaaaaaaagaatatcaataaacatttaaaaaaagataacaaaaattaatagataaaaataaaaaacaaaacaaaaaacggggtaataaaaaaatggttaaaaaaaagaataaaatcaaAAGAGACGAAGACGAGGACTGAGACGATAGAAGAGAAATGGGAAACAAAATAAGGAAAGAGCGAGACACGAAGAAAAAGAGGCGAAGTAGAGGAGGAGGCGAAAAAGGGTAGAAACGCGAAGAGAGGAACTGAGGGTGAAGGAGTAGAAGAGCGCGTTCCGTGCAGGTGGTCGCCGGCATTCCGGATCAATACTTCCACCGCTTCTCTGGGGGGTACCGTCAGGTAGCCTCTTCTCGTCCCCTTTCCAACCCTTATCCCTCTCCCATACTCTAACGACGCTATCTTTCTCCTTCCCCTCCTTCTTTCGTTCTATCGCGCCTTGTCCACTCCCATTGTTGTCGTCTGCGCTTCGccttcttctctcttcctctttgaTCTTCCCGTTTTACGATTCTTCCCCTTCTTTTTACGCGCCTTTTTTCACTCTTTCACTCATCGCATATTTCTGTATTGGTTTAATGTCGAAATGTATgttaaatgtgtattattgtttaatcTCAATCCTGTTTAATTCACCACACAGCACAcagcgcgcacgcacacacgcacgcacgcacacacacacacacacacacacacacgcacgcacgcacgcacgcacgcacgcacacacacgcacgcacgcacgcacgcacgcacgcacgcacgcacgcacgcacgcacgcgcacacacacacacacacacacacacacacacacacacacacacacacacacacacacacagtattaaaaaagataatcatGCAtctgataattatataatcattaacAAGTAATACAATTTGCATGAAACCAGATTTCAATACACGAAAAGTCCgatgtttttttctatttttgcaATGATTGCATCATAACGAATGACGTAAGATACATTATCCATCTACCTATAGCATCTATGGCATCACATCTATAGTATCGGATATTGAACTCGTCAAAATTACAACCGGTTTCATTGTCGGTCTCGccttaaaaatcaaattattactGCATCACGATATactataatgaaataaaataaagagtttaaattttatcaagaatTAATCTAATATAAAGTTCGAAGATTGAATAGTTTATATTCCAAGAAATTCGTAACAGTTTACTACGTGTCGATAtcgatttcaattttatcgagCAAAAAGACAGTGGTCACCTGGAAAGCACATAGCCATTCGGCATAACAATCGCAAATTTTTTACGCACAACGATCAATTTCTTTACCGGTGCGACCTGTTACGAACGTGACTTAATGAACGTCTCACTCTCTCGCTCCCGCACTGTGGCATCTTCGTGTTCCTGTCTCGATCTTGACAGTGACCATGACCATCAGCGTCAATTAGCCAGAAAGCGTATTTATATGCGCGTGACTCGTTACCAGAATATCGTAATGTCTTATCTACATAAATTTTCGctgaaaatattagaatatttactgttaaagAATATCTGTCCAACAAGATTCTAAGTGAGAAATTAAAATGCCGTCAAAGTGAAGTGCgcccgataaaaaaaaagatacgcgtTATTTATTCTCTACATCATTTCGAGAAAAGCTTCTCATCTTCAATTTATTCGCAagcttaaatattattttgattatgataaaaatgaatatcaGATTGCCGAAGAAAAATACATCTGTGAAATTCATGTAAATTTACTCACATTTTACACCTTGTATATCCGTGTTATCATCCGGTTAAGTAAGAAACGATCCATGGAATTGTTTCGTTCATAATCATTCCTACCTTCATTCTCGCGCTTTTCTCTTCCTTAATATGGATCGAAGTAGAACTCCGACAAGCACGCGGGAGACGTCTTAACAAAGAACACTATTAATGCTCCCACTTGTGCATGACGCATAATTAAACCGTGTTTACGTCTGACGTAATAGTACAGCACATCGTAACGCGCGACTACATTTCTTACTTTGGAAAGCCAATAGTTTCCTTTAACCCGAAAAATGTATGCACAcgcttctttcctttttctttacataaaCGCACGAGCCGTTCCTAGCTAAATCATCTTATTTTATGATTGCTAAAAaaccataattattaatttacatacgGGAAAAATGTAACACagtgtttatataaaaaaaattaaatatattgctcCAATATTAAATGCTAATTGATATAAGCAAAAAGctcaagtttattttaataaagctttCATTTTACAGTTTATCttgcttaaaatttaatttgaagtttaatTTCCAAGAATAACGCCAAAGTGTTAACGTCGTAGTCTAAAAAGTTACAAGGTGCCCGATGATACTTTTACCGAGAGGAAATACATTCTAACTTTCTTCGATAGCTCTCGtcatttacacacacacgcgcgcgcgcgcgcaatgtgtgtgtgtgtgtgtgtgtgtagatcATATAGTTGCTTACCCCTGCAAAACATCCCTTTTTCAGAATTTAGATACAACAATCGACGACTACTGAATTTTCTCTTTAAGGAAGGTTTCTCAATTATATCATGATTTCAAAAATGGAGTGTTAATCTACTAGAGATTTAATCAGAGTTGTTGACGCGATATGTTTGATTTATGTCTATAtactcaattattttttttaatactagaCACTACAGGCACTACAGATACTTtcgtgtaataataaaaaaatctattaaagttattctattaatattcttaaatgacttttatgtaaaaaatctttCCACAActctgttattaaaaaaacaataataatcgaatgtatatatttaaacacttTGTTACGTGTGATACACCCAGATCCTGTGGTACACCGAGTATGTCTTGGATTTCCGAAATTTCACGGATCATCCAACGGTGTTTCGCTCGCCTATAGAAGTTTACCTCTCGAGCATCGCACTGCTTTTTCACTCAATTTACACCGTGTTCAAGCGCGTCATTGAGtaccctctccctctctcgttTCACGAAGAAGCGATATATCGGTTACGATAAAGTAACAACATGGGTCGAAATGTCATCCGATGTATCGAGCGCCGAAAGGGTTCGGTTTAAAGAGGATATGCCGCGCCGAAATCGTAAAACTTTTACgatcgccgccgtcgccgccaccACCGCACCGCGGCAACGATCCTACGGATCGTTCGCTCCTGGAGACGGGTTCGAGTGTCTCGCGAATACGTTCGAATATAGGGCAGCTTCGAGTCCTAAAAGGTGTCCCGAAAGACAAGCTCAAAAGAAACGCtgcggtaaaaaaaaaaaaaaacatgaaaaatgtatatgatAAAAGTAACGTATAGCTTTCTCTGCATCAACCGTATAGTttggttaaatatttaacattttttaaattacgtaaGTAAAGGATTTGTTAATGGACACAAACGATAAATGTCTTGCTAGAACGGAACAATTATATCTTGAAAGCGATAACGAATTgagataaagttttttttgtatacCTTCTATTGCGAGCAATCATTTCGGGATTGAAAAACGACCTGAATAAACCAAGCAAATATTACTGATGAAGTGGTATTTTTTATGAACGCTATTCGAGTCccataaaatcaaaataaggTATTGGAACTGATTCGAATCTGTGAGTGCGTGTTGAACTTGATACTACCTCTATTTGTTTCCGCTCACCTGTCGCTGTTGCGAGCCGTAATGTTCGCGCAACGCAACACACTACTAGGTAGGCgcgataatttattacaataatcatTTCTAGCCGGCAAAGACGCATATCTCATCGTGGCCGAATTAGTATATCTTAcgattttaatctatttttatcttctaacaaaaaagacaaaacaatatatataataaatatacaaatagacatagttttatatatatgtatatatctttgtatgatattatatgacattttgtgtatttataaatactttctaaTTGAGCATTATCTTAGTCATTTACTTAGTCTCGGGGTCACATTCGAATTGTGAACTTCAAAACTTTATCCAATAGATAAATTCATATATCTctttatagatatatgtattcacAATCCTTCTGTACAATggtacatacataaataaaacaataatcaaCTTTCTActaaagaaaatatgtatcagaaataaaatatatctcaaGAAAAATCAACAAATGGAAAATGTagatcaaaatataaaatgagataattattatggaaaaacttttatgttcgtAGTTTTGCATAATCAAGAAAAACGATCAAAATAATGCTAATTTTCTCATAGAAAAACATGTAAAGAAGAAgcaaaaatttggaaaatataaTCTCGAATTTTGCCTAAAAGTATGACAGAAAACAAAAACGAACGAAGAGACGTACATAGAATATTTTCTCATATAAAAGtctatagttttatatttctattaaagcTGCGTACAATTCGTGGTTTGGATAAATTGATagaacaaataaagaaaaaaaaagtactatATTACTGTCTTACTAACAAAGGTGAACGACATTACAAGATCTATTCCATACGACCATTCATGCCGGAAATTTGTGGGTCAACCAGTAAAGTGGAAGCGAGAGAGATTCTGTTTAACCGTTATTGTGTGTTTGTGAGACgcatattcaaaaaatttaactgtcCTAGAAAGTTTTTAGTGTCTTTTCGAAATTATATAGTTACTtccaaaaagaaaacagaaagaATCCAAaactttaaatcttaaaaaaaaaatatctcaattGTACATTATATGCTCGTAGTGTACTctcatctctttttttattttccattttacgCTAATGATATAAGCGATAAGTGAAGTAAATATTAgtgtaaaatttcaacaaagcTATGTTAAACTTAAGACATTAGTTACGCAAACgttttaagttattaaaaaaaaaaaaaaaaaaaaaaagagagagagagagagaggagaaagtTAATTCTAAGAGTCAACTTTAGATTAGTGAAGAAAATCGTGGAGAAAAGTTTAAGGGAAGAATTTGGAACAATTTATGTGATTTCCCATTATTTTGAAGTATCCTTTTGGAACAtaattgtgtatattttaaacatacgtTATATACGTGTAAATTTTGAGACAATGTAAGCAATTGCAGTCTACGGGAAAGAATGTGTTCTGAAGAGATCGGAAATATTGCTTGTATATAAATCGGAAGGGACAACAAATCGCGACAATTTATATACCGTATGTAATATTGACTCGGAACTGATGCTTGGAGCTCTTACTTTACCGATAATTCACAACTCTTTCCTTTGTGTCTCCTTTATTACAATTGACTACTACTAATCCTTTTACTCGTGATATTCATGGTGCGCGATCGCTTCTATCATACATtcgtattttatacatttaaatctGCCACGTTGTCTTGTTTATAAGCGTGTTAATTATCTCGATAATCGCTCGCATTTGCGTCTCATTAGCAACACTGCCTTATcgcttgttaaaaaaaaaccatggTAGACCAATAGGCGGACAAATACAGAGAAAGTAAAGGTACATAAAAGAAGAAAGTTGCCTTGACTTTGTAGACTTATTTTCAACAGTCttgaattttcaaataaaatattcttaattttgcgataaaacaaatgtaacagaaaagtatttataaggTGGAAAAATCTGTACAACATAAAGAAGTGAAGGTTGTTTCCCTTTGCTCTTCTTGTGAATGTTATACGCATTGCAAAATTCGCGAATAAGTCAGCCTTATACGATCATTACCACGATTAGCGCTTGATTAACTTTTTTCCCCTTCTTTTTGAGCCCTTTAGGTTGCCATGTCGATCCCTAGTTCCCTTCGGTGCGACTCTGTTCAGATGGCGGTGATAGTAAACACATGAGtgagaatgagagagaaaaaagagaatttctAGCCACTACACGTGGTGGagtactaatattattttgcgcGTCCTGGAAGCGTTACATCGTTCGATTGCGACTGCCAATCGACGAGCAGAATCTTTGAGATTCATATCGCATGACGACTATGGTTTCTTCCGAAGGACGTAAGCCTTGTGAACTGTTGTTCTTTGGTTCCCTCCAAAAATAGATCCCACGAAGGCAGGAACGTGTACTTCGAGTCGTGGTCGATCTGACAAAAGCATATATACGCACTTTGAATTACGACCGCGAAGACACTTCCATCGTAAATTATTGCGAGATAAACTGGTAGTGTAATTGACCAAGTTTGGACCAAGTTTGAAGCTCCTTGTCGATTACGTAATCAAAgagtaaaaaatgataacatgcTTCTCTTTTCTTTGTATTTACACGTTCAATTGTGATTCTTATTCGTAGCACCGGTCATAGATAATTCCTTCGGAGAAACGAATCCGACTAAAAGCAGCGCCGGGCAAGAATTTGAAAACGAGTGAGTCATCAGAATAAGTAAATGATTTATGCAATTACAGAATAggtattacaaaatatgctcGTGGATAAATCGTGCACGAATAATTAAacccatttttttaattcggtCTTGACAATTGTTTTCATAGGTTGAGTCCGACATGAAAGAATCCTGTACATTGTACTTATTCTTAGTGCCTTATAGATACTTTAGACAATGATAACAAAAAGTTTCTTTCATGCCTGAATATTAATTCTGGTTGCAACAATCACAATCTGAGCACTTATCCAGCAGTCGTCACGCCTATCATCCTACGAGATTGTGTTGGCCAAAGACAAACAATAGGCAGATGacatttcaatatttcctCATTTTCTTCTTACGGTCACAATTATTACCACGGAGTCTCGAAACTCGGTTCGTTCCTTTCCTCTTATTTTCTTATCAAGCAAGCTGTCCGCACgttgcgtgtccaatcgttatgTTCGCTCGACTGGCCAATTCGAtcgtaaaaagaattatacagTCGCATGTCGATAACCTCGACCACTTCTTTCGGCGACACACGTCGCGAGTATGCGCGAGTGCGCTTTCACGATACGACGCGTATCAAGAAACCAAATACTCGATAAAGTCAGCGGGGTGAAAATTGTGTAAGACGTACGTTCTTTTCGGGAAAGTCAAAAACTGATTGCACGCATTATCATGCACGTATCAATACGTGGCATGGCCACAATCATCGCTTCTTGCAACAATTAGCTGCGGTAGGTTCGCGCGTGGGTTCTCCACGCCGGAAGCGTATCCGTGTACCGCGGTTAGTGTATTTCGCTGTTTCGAGAGAGCAGCGAAAGCTAGGCGCAGCGCGATATCGGTGCCCGCTGGCTACGTTCCGTAAACAAACTTTTACAGTCGCGTGTAACAAGTGTTTCACCACTCGATAAAGCGTCCAACATATCTACGATTGAATAGTCTATGTCATGTAGCTGTACACTGTATTCGCGTTACTGCACATTGTGTGATTCCAAAATTTATTCCGCATCTTTTGCTccatcttcttttttttcctcgttgCCAAATACGCTACGACTTATCGAATGTACACCGCGTGTTTCACGCGCT
This portion of the Monomorium pharaonis isolate MP-MQ-018 unplaced genomic scaffold, ASM1337386v2 scaffold_700, whole genome shotgun sequence genome encodes:
- the LOC105840936 gene encoding serine/threonine-protein phosphatase 2A 56 kDa regulatory subunit epsilon isoform, which gives rise to MSSGAFVDRIDPFAKRSLKKKSKKSQGSSRYRNSQDVELQQLPLLKDVNAAEQEELFIKKLRQCCVAFDFMDPMADLKGKEIKRSTLNELVEYITAGRGVLTEPIYPETIKMVSANLFRTLPPSENPDFDPEEDDPTLEASWPHLQLVYEVFLRFLESSDFQPAIGKKVIDQKFVLQLLDLFDSEDPRERDFLKTVLHRIYGKFLGLRAFIRKQINNIFLRFVYETEHFNGVGELLEILGSIINGFALPLKVEHKQFLVKVLLPLHKVKCLSLYHAQLAYCVVQFLEKDATLTEPVVRGLLKFWPKTCSQKEVMFLGEIEEILDVIEPNQFVKIQEPLFRQVARCVSSPHFQVAERALYFWNNEYIMSLIEENNQVIMKIMFPALYKISKEHWNQTIIALVYNVLKTFMEMNSKLFDELTANYKLDRQKEKRKEKERDEMWKKLAELERRNTLERNALAASSNNPVPATNTSITRTRP